Genomic DNA from Echeneis naucrates chromosome 14, fEcheNa1.1, whole genome shotgun sequence:
CCAGTAAAGCTCCATTGGCTTTGTGTCCCGTATTGAGcgaaaatctattaaaaaattTTAGTTGATTGTTTAAGGAGGtgcaaaaaacattaaaaaaagaacgCCAACGTTGCTAGCTCGGCGTGTTAGtgtttttagaaaacaaatatgtgaaTACTTTGATCAGGAGATGTGTGTTTGGCAGTGAGCTGATGTAACGCTGTTGTTGTTAACACTTCTGACCGGCAGGTGGCAGCAGCCGCTCTGCTTGCTGTTCCCTTTCCTGTCCTTCGGAGCCGAAGAAGAATCTTCTCTTCAGTGACCGGAGGTTCGTGACGTTTGGAAGTGTTTACACAGCAGGAACCACAGACACGAATAATGCTTTAATGTAAGTATCGCCACCTTTTGTAGATATTTATGGCCATAAAGAAGTTTATGGTGGGATTGTGTGTGAAACTCGCAGGTTTATCGGCTGTTTACTTCAAGTGTCAGTCAGCGAAAGCTGCTAGCTTCAGCGGGGAACGTATTCGTCGGATTAAATTACAGTTCCTGTCGCAAACTCCTGTTCAGTATGGCCTGTTTGCTACACACCCTGCTGTCAAAATGTTTAAGACACTAAACACCGACTGTGGTCATCCTTAATATCTCACAGCAGTTTAGAGAATGACTAACCTTTCTGTaaagacaaacactcacagaaTCACAACATTGAGAATGCTTATGCAACAAATCGACTGATACAGTCCCAGGAAAACTTGTAGCATGGAGGACAGCTTTACTGTGACTGTGCTCCATTGCATTAAGGtatcttcctgttttttctctgttgtccCTGAGAacttaacttttgtttttatctcagcGATGGCAAATGCACAAAGTTCACACCGTAACCTCACCGTAAAACAATAGCATTTACAGTGTATTGTTGTCATCATATATAGTTTAAACttgaattaaaatatattataatattaatattaatattaactgTGCGCAGGAACATAAATTTGTATTTAAAGAATGTAGTTTAGTTTTGTACTCTGAAGCACTGCCGAAGCCCCAGAAAGCATCAAATCCTGTATTAAAACATGAaccttttcaaaatgtttttggttttagtttCCAAAAGAGTTAAAAAGAGTTTTAGTGGTTATTCCTGTAGCTTTGCAGATATTTGTAATTGTAATGCAGTGTCAATCCCGAAGGCAGACAGGCTGCATCCTGTTTGAGCTGTTGAAACCTGAAAATGTGGTTTGGTGATTAATTCTTGATACACCTCAATAGTGACGTCAACACTAATAtgctgggtttttgtttgtttttttttttcaaaaatgtgttcttttatAGGGAAAGACATCCAGATGCCACAGTGATGCCATAGTGATCACTGTTTGTGTTGGTCAATTCAGTCGTTGACTGGCCCTCTGTATGACACAATGGACTACACTGAATATGCTGAAATGGAGGAAATGCCCTCGCTGTCAGGTAGTTCTTCCCCTGGGGAAGCAGTGTCAGGTAGAGGACAACAGGATGTGTCTAATGAAGATGATGACCTCTACTATATCCCCGAGAGAAGACCATCTCTGGACCTTGGGGAGAGTCCAATGGATACCAACTACAGGTACAAAGACACTTTTCACATGCTGTATGACCCTAAAGCTCCTTTGTACCATTGTTTGGTAGTTATTGTAGGTAATATTCTCAAGACAAGTAGACAAATGTATCAAAATTTACTGCTAGTTTTCTTGATGGTAACATGACTATATCTGAATGTCTGTGGCGGAAAACACAAGGTGATCAATTAACATCTTAAGACGGCACAAtataaaagtgaagaaaacGTCACTTGCATATATCAACAGTCTCCAACTGTGGACataaagaaaaatctgattttactgcttcctctctcttctgtttcaTGTTGAATTCCTATGAACTGTAAATAATTATGTGTAACCGGGTGTCATATACCTGAATACATGGGGATCATCTTCCAGGTGATGGTTGCACAGAATGAATGCCTTCCCTTTTTTCATGCaaaagttaattttattttctcttagaaaatgaaaaaaacaacaaataacaaaggGAAACGAAATAGCAATTCAAAGATGGCGATGAATGCAATAAGTCATCCTAAAAAAATTTGGTTAAAACCATAATTATCCATCAACATTCAAAAGTTTTTGTAGTTCTTACTGCAAGTACTCCAAACCAGATGGCCTTGATCACGCTTGTGACAGACTTCCCTGCTTATCTGGCATGTGCTTTGGAAACTGCTTGTTATGTTGGCACTAAGCAATTAATCAAAATGTTACTTttacacctttttttcttttcttcttcttgttcttcttcttccctctaGACATCACATGGGACAAGGCCTAGCTCCGGCTCTGAGCTACACATCGCTGGCAACAGAGAGCTCAGCTGAAATGGAAGATGAAGACATGGCCACCACGAGGTACAATGAAGCCTTATTCATCAAAACAATACACATCCTTTGCATTAAATCCTGAGGTTACTCTTGAAGAATCCAAGGAGCTCTGTAATATTATCCTGTAGTTGCACTAAAGCCAATCTGAGTCATCTTGTCTGCCTGATTTAAGGATCCAGCTGGAAAGATCGGATTCATTCTCTAGCTGCTACTCCTTAGACAGTGATGATTGTGAAAAAAGAATTGTCAGGTAAGTAACACACCCATGACAAGGTGAGTGTGTCTCTGATAGACTACATCCTAGATTGACactaaaatatctttaaatcTCTCCACCAGGGTTAAAACCAAAGAGGACACTGTCTCATGCACACCTTCTGAAACACCTGAATTAGTCCAACCCACGAATCAGCTCAGCCATGCTTCTCTGACAGTTGCATTCACTTTAAAGGTGAAGTTTGGTTCTTCTGTTGTATCCactttgaaagaaataaaaaaacaaaaaacccatcAGTTGACAATAACAGCACTGaatttactcctttttttttttctcaatcagGCTATTTGTAATACTCTTGGGAAGTTGTCAGAGATGGATGTTAAGAGATTCAAGACAACATTGTGGAAGAATTACCAACAGTCATTCAACACTCCTCCCAGCAGCACCGACACATTGGATCTTGTGGACCACATGCTTGACTGCTACGGTCTTGAAGCATGTTTGCAGATCACCCAAACAATACTTGGAGAGATGGGGCGCAGTAGGGAGATTAGTTTTCTCCAGGCCCTGTGCATCAGGAGTGAGTAAACCCCATTATGTTTTCTTCCAATTAATTTGATCATAGTGAAAGGAATTGacaacatattcacacacacactttctacCTTCTCCAGATGAGGTCCGTCAGAGTTTATGTGAGACTTTGAAGAGGAAATATGGTGGCGAATGTGAGGACTTGGCTATacaggaagagaagaggcaATTTGATGAGGTCTTTACTGATCTCTTCATAAGCTCAACATATGATAATGGCCCAAACATTGAACATGAGGTCATGAACATAGAAAAACTGGACAGCAACCAGACGGCCGGGATGCATATTTCTACTAAGGATATTTTTAGTGCTGAAAGGCTGCAGCACTCCAATATAAGATTAATATTGCTCACAGGAGTGGCAGGTTCTGGGAAGTCAACGGCGGTTCGAAAGTTAATCCTAGATTGGATTGAAGAgcaatcacagcagcacaactcTTTCTTGTTTCCTTTGCCTTTTAGAGAACTCAAACAGTTTGAGGGTTCAAACATCTCCCTGTTGCAAATAATACGAACGCTCTACCCAGAAACGATAAAACT
This window encodes:
- the nlrc3l1 gene encoding NLR family CARD domain-containing protein 3, which gives rise to MDYTEYAEMEEMPSLSGSSSPGEAVSGRGQQDVSNEDDDLYYIPERRPSLDLGESPMDTNYRHHMGQGLAPALSYTSLATESSAEMEDEDMATTRIQLERSDSFSSCYSLDSDDCEKRIVRVKTKEDTVSCTPSETPELVQPTNQLSHASLTVAFTLKAICNTLGKLSEMDVKRFKTTLWKNYQQSFNTPPSSTDTLDLVDHMLDCYGLEACLQITQTILGEMGRSREISFLQALCIRNEVRQSLCETLKRKYGGECEDLAIQEEKRQFDEVFTDLFISSTYDNGPNIEHEVMNIEKLDSNQTAGMHISTKDIFSAERLQHSNIRLILLTGVAGSGKSTAVRKLILDWIEEQSQQHNSFLFPLPFRELKQFEGSNISLLQIIRTLYPETIKLRNEDFRCDDCPIMFVFDGLDDYSGKLDFENTELLCDHTEQTTLNTIVVNILRGRLLYRGLFLVTLRSQVKRCIPWDTPYDEIEMRGFDDPEKDKYFKRIFKDPAQADRVIAYVRSSKTLSIMCHLPLFCSLVANECRRIFREQGTQAELPRGITYMYTKLMLALIRQQRAFRAPDRSPDEERDFLMKLGKLAFSMLEKGHFKITKSNWKDTGISDEEAVINSGLCTQYLTKPFVLFHEKVLSFIHPTMQEYLAALYAFLSFVNQGKNIFEQQLKNKLKGMFKGQKPMELYKSAVDRSLLCEDGKLDIFLRFLFGMSLQTNLDILQPLCTLSTKWPTVTEDAAALIRKKIRENQYSCRNLNLQHCLEELGVCVSEAVSS